A window of Dehalogenimonas sp. WBC-2 genomic DNA:
CGCGCTGGATAACATCTTCACCTATACCGTTATGCTTCCCGAGACGCGCTTTAAATATGTATGTTCGATAGGTATGGATCCTTGTTCCAGCATTGCCTATCCGCTGTTTACCGAAATAGAACAACGCCTGCAGACTTTCATTGCAGGCTTGGGATATAATTCCATGGGCGGCGGTGTCTCCGCTTGGGGACCAGGTGGCGCCTTCGGTAATCTCAGCGGCCTTGGCGAACAAGGCCGCGTATCTAGTACTATTGAGCCACGCTACGGCTCCGGTACCAAGGGTGCTTTAAGAATGCTCTCAGATCTGCCTCTCGCCCCCACTAAACCGATTGATGCCGGTATCCGAGAGTTCTGCAAGACCTGTGGAATCTGCGCCACCAAATGTCCCGGACAGGCCATCTCCTACGAGGGCCCACGCTACGACTCACCTTTTTGGGATTGCGTGAGTGGTTATGAAGGATGGCACCTTGATTATTCCAAGTGTATAGGTTGTACCAATTGTGAGTCATACTGCCCCTTTTTCACTATGTCTAACAACTCTTGGGTGCATGGTTTGGTAAAGGCGACAATTGCCTCTACACCCACTTTCAATGGCTTCTTTAAGAGAACGGAAGAAGCCTTCGGATACGGCCCGGTTTATTCCCCAAACCATGATCAATGGTGGGCTAAAGAAAACCCAATTCGCGGCGCAAGTGTAGATGTTTTTTAAAGAAAGAAAGGATGGAATAGATTATTATGGGTGGTGTCTTATATTACCTATTAGTTGGCGCTTTGCTTAGCGGTACCACAGTTTGGTTTATTACCTATAATCACTTTAAAAATATAAAGTATAAATGGTGGGAGTGGGTCTTAATGGTTTTAAGTCTGCTTTTGGTACTGTCTATTTTCCAGCACATGTATGCTTCTATGACTGTGGAGATGGAGTTCCAGAGTGCATTTATGTACCTTGCTATCTTCGGTGGCATTGCACTCATTTTGGATCTTATCGTCCTACGAACATACAACCGCAGAAAAGAATAAGGCGAATGCCAGTTTATTAGCTTCAGAAGCTAAGTAAAAGTCAGAGGGGGGAGTATAATGGCTCCCCCCTCTGACTTTATAAGAGCTGACTTTCTTCCCGAAAACTGGCACAACTGGAATTAGGGGAATTCTTGTAAATTAGTAAGT
This region includes:
- the tdrB gene encoding 1,2-trans-dichloroethene reductive dehalogenase membrane-bound B subunit TdrB encodes the protein MVLSLLLVLSIFQHMYASMTVEMEFQSAFMYLAIFGGIALILDLIVLRTYNRRKE